The Syngnathus typhle isolate RoL2023-S1 ecotype Sweden linkage group LG11, RoL_Styp_1.0, whole genome shotgun sequence genome contains a region encoding:
- the gpr84 gene encoding G-protein coupled receptor 84 gives MLHNITNQTEDSFSCHSASVEGYRYFAVLWGCTVTITGTLGNLLTILAFAFDSQLRTRFNVLIVNLALADLLYCTILQPISVDSYLHLRWRSGELWCRTFGLLLFLSNSVSIITLCLVAMSRYLLVAKRALFERVFSNRGLVSLLLSTWALGLASFSPLWSVFVFVPQVCTCSFHRIRGRPYTTILLFFYFFVGLSCVGTFYLLIYRRVRVASKALLRHRFSRRSSKKKPAPANDDSGVESGMATGSTDLTHHSKSDVTDDIASQITLNEPAKQIGESKPKTESVNKPESKPAAASHTTTSGEDTEFKRVTRMCFAVFLCFVCCFVPFLILNIVDKQGRAPQVLHMFCANLTWLNSCINPLLYVVMNRQFRKAYQLLLTRAVTPLTYFWVKSA, from the coding sequence ATGTTGCACAACATCACCAACCAAACAGAGGACAGCTTCTCGTGCCACAGCGCTTCAGTGGAAGGGTACCGCTACTTTGCCGTGCTGTGGGGATGCACAGTCACCATCACGGGCACGCTTGGGAACCTGCTGACCATCTTAGCCTTTGCCTTCGACTCCCAACTGCGTACCCGCTTCAACGTGCTCATCGTCAACCTGGCTCTGGCCGATCTTCTCTACTGCACCATACTGCAGCCCATCTCGGTTGACTCCTACCTGCACCTCAGATGGCGCAGCGGCGAGCTCTGGTGCCGGACCTTCGGCCTGCTTCTCTTCTTGTCCAACTCTGTCTCCATTATCACCCTCTGTCTGGTGGCGATGAGTCGATACCTCCTGGTTGCAAAGAGGGCCTTGTTTGAACGTGTTTTTTCCAACCGGGGGCTCGTTTCCCTCCTGCTGTCGACATGGGCGCTGGGCCTGGCCAGCTTCAGCCCGCTCTGGTCCGTTTTTGTGTTTGTGCCTCAGGTATGCACTTGCAGCTTCCATCGAATCAGGGGTCGCCCTTACACCACCATCTTGCTCTTTTTCTACTTCTTTGTGGGACTGAGCTGCGTCGGCACGTTCTACCTCCTCATTTACCGTCGCGTCCGTGTTGCGTCAAAGGCCCTGCTTCGCCACAGGTTCAGCCGGCGATCTTCCAAGAAAAAGCCAGCACCGGCCAATGATGACAGTGGTGTGGAGAGCGGGATGGCCACCGGGAGTACCGATCTGACCCATCACAGCAAATCTGATGTCACTGATGACATTGCGTCCCAAATAACACTGAATGAGCCAGCAAAACAAATTGGAGAGAGCAAGCCAAAAACTGAAAGTGTCAATAAGCCAGAATCAAAGCCAGCTGCAGCATCCCACACAACAACCTCAGGAGAGGATACAGAATTCAAGCGTGTGACACGCATGTGTTTTGCGGTTTTCCTGTGTTTCGTCTGTTGCTTCGTCCCTTTCCTAATCCTCAACATTGTGGATAAGCAAGGCCGTGCCCCGCAAGTGCTGCACATGTTCTGCGCAAATCTCACCTGGCTCAACAGCTGCATCAACCCACTGCTCTACGTGGTCATGAACAGACAATTTCGAAAAGCCTATCAACTGCTCCTCACCAGGGCCGTGACACCTTTGACATATTTCTGGGTTAAGAGCGCCTGA